A part of Syntrophales bacterium genomic DNA contains:
- a CDS encoding uracil-DNA glycosylase, with translation MKSYKEELLEIVVSLKSWLMDPRIEKSFLPRGRLVESIEETLEDIKVDLECCRRCQLHRYRKNIVFGEGNPKARLVFVGEAPGAEEDEQGRPFVGKAGQLLTKIIEAMKMKRDEVYICNILKCRPPNNRDPLPDEISACEPFLIRQLEVIKPEVICALGSIAARTLLRTEVPITALRGRFHSYKGIDLMPTYHPAYLLRNPAAKRYVWEDMQLVMKRIREGKVQ, from the coding sequence ATGAAAAGCTATAAAGAGGAGCTCTTGGAAATTGTTGTTTCTTTGAAATCTTGGCTTATGGATCCCCGGATTGAGAAGAGTTTTTTACCCCGGGGTAGATTGGTCGAGAGCATTGAGGAAACTCTTGAGGATATAAAGGTTGATCTGGAGTGTTGTCGCCGCTGCCAACTTCATCGGTATCGTAAAAACATCGTTTTTGGGGAGGGGAATCCCAAGGCAAGACTGGTATTTGTCGGAGAAGCCCCAGGGGCTGAGGAAGACGAACAGGGAAGACCTTTTGTGGGTAAGGCGGGTCAACTTTTAACCAAAATAATTGAGGCTATGAAGATGAAGAGGGATGAGGTTTACATTTGCAATATTTTGAAATGCAGACCGCCTAATAACAGGGATCCACTACCCGATGAAATAAGCGCCTGTGAACCATTTCTCATTCGGCAACTGGAAGTCATAAAGCCAGAGGTAATTTGTGCCCTTGGATCCATCGCTGCCCGCACACTTCTGAGAACAGAAGTACCCATTACAGCTCTGCGTGGTCGCTTCCATTCGTACAAAGGAATAGACCTCATGCCTACTTATCATCCCGCCTATCTTCTCCGTAATCCTGCGGCCAAGAGGTACGTTTGGGAGGATATGCAACTAGTAATGAAGCGTATTCGCGAAGGTAAGGTTCAATGA
- a CDS encoding shikimate dehydrogenase, whose translation MNKSSAKYGVFGDPVSHSLSPLMHLAAFQALGVNASYEAYTVSDAERCMEIIRKLDIIGASVTMPLKEKVLKYCDHVDRHAEVVGAVNTLVISGNKISGYNTDWIGVREAVGSRKNVKGNVVVVVGAGGAARAAVYAVIQNGGIPVVVSRRKEQGEAVARHFGCQYCPLGEIGDLKADGMINATPVGMTPFTSHMVVEREVLARFNWVMDMVYKPIETKLLREASALGIETIDGVSMFVHQGAEQFRMWTGMNPPLKVMEQVVRLALNDLASSCGEKI comes from the coding sequence GTGAATAAGAGTTCGGCAAAATACGGAGTTTTTGGAGACCCTGTATCTCATAGTTTGTCTCCTCTGATGCACTTAGCCGCTTTTCAGGCTTTGGGTGTTAATGCGTCTTATGAGGCTTACACAGTTTCGGATGCCGAGAGGTGCATGGAGATCATCAGGAAGCTTGATATTATAGGAGCAAGTGTGACCATGCCATTGAAGGAGAAGGTTTTGAAATACTGCGATCATGTGGATCGACATGCAGAAGTGGTTGGAGCGGTGAATACCTTAGTTATTTCGGGAAATAAAATAAGTGGTTACAATACAGATTGGATTGGGGTTAGAGAGGCTGTTGGGAGTAGAAAAAACGTTAAGGGAAATGTGGTAGTAGTTGTTGGTGCAGGAGGAGCTGCTCGTGCGGCGGTGTACGCTGTCATTCAGAATGGAGGTATTCCTGTGGTTGTGAGTCGCAGAAAGGAACAAGGGGAGGCAGTAGCCCGCCATTTTGGTTGCCAGTACTGTCCTTTAGGTGAGATTGGAGATCTGAAGGCCGATGGTATGATAAACGCAACCCCTGTAGGTATGACACCATTTACCTCTCATATGGTGGTTGAAAGGGAGGTACTTGCACGTTTTAACTGGGTGATGGATATGGTCTATAAACCTATTGAGACCAAACTTCTAAGAGAGGCCTCTGCGCTGGGCATCGAAACGATAGATGGTGTGTCCATGTTTGTGCATCAGGGGGCGGAACAGTTCAGGATGTGGACTGGTATGAACCCTCCTTTGAAGGTTATGGAACAGGTAGTCCGGTTGGCGTTGAATGATCTAGCTTCTAGTTGTGGGGAGAAGATTTAA
- a CDS encoding nodulation protein NfeD produces the protein MTNSRSVLLWILFLAVVLIPLKSAVCDDAKPVFDVISVSGPITPPIAEYMLTSIREAAKEGREGLIVVLDTPGGLDLAMRDIVKGILAAPLPVIVYVHPAGARAASAGVIITVAAHIAAMTPGTNIGAAHPVAVGFGKLDKTMMEKLENDAAAYARGIAKSRGRNEDWVEKAVRKSASITAEEALKRQVIDIIAADLQDLLKQIEGRAVKIGEKKKIVRTAGAVVKEKKMGTRHRILATISDPNIAYLLFLLGLAGLYFEFSHPGAILPGVIGGISLILAFFAMQTLPVNYAAVLLIILAIILFIAEMKVASHGILTVGGIISLIIGSLMLFESPEPALRVSMKVMIPALVMISLFFVTVIFLVIRAQRRKRLTGKEGMIGTEGLAITDVHTEGRVFVKGEYWNAFSDKPINKGNKVRVTAVEGLRLRVEGLPKDGKSQH, from the coding sequence ATGACAAATTCTAGAAGTGTATTACTGTGGATTTTATTCCTTGCCGTTGTTCTGATACCTCTTAAATCGGCTGTCTGTGATGACGCGAAACCGGTGTTTGACGTGATATCGGTGAGTGGGCCTATAACACCACCGATAGCTGAGTACATGTTAACCAGCATCAGAGAAGCCGCAAAAGAAGGAAGGGAAGGTTTGATTGTGGTTCTGGATACACCTGGAGGGTTGGATCTCGCTATGAGGGATATAGTTAAAGGTATCCTGGCAGCACCACTGCCTGTTATAGTGTACGTGCACCCTGCGGGAGCACGGGCAGCATCGGCAGGAGTTATTATAACAGTAGCGGCTCATATTGCTGCCATGACACCGGGAACTAATATAGGTGCAGCTCATCCAGTTGCTGTGGGTTTCGGCAAGCTCGACAAAACTATGATGGAGAAGTTGGAAAATGATGCTGCCGCCTATGCCAGGGGTATTGCAAAGAGCAGGGGGCGGAATGAGGATTGGGTGGAAAAAGCTGTGAGAAAAAGTGCTTCTATCACCGCTGAGGAGGCTCTTAAGAGGCAAGTTATCGACATAATAGCGGCGGATTTACAAGATCTGTTGAAGCAGATTGAAGGTCGAGCTGTTAAGATTGGAGAGAAAAAGAAGATTGTGAGAACTGCAGGAGCCGTGGTGAAAGAAAAGAAAATGGGAACAAGGCATAGAATTCTTGCCACGATAAGTGATCCCAACATCGCGTATCTTTTGTTTCTCCTCGGTCTCGCAGGACTTTATTTTGAGTTTTCCCATCCTGGAGCTATTCTCCCCGGGGTAATAGGAGGTATTTCACTTATACTAGCCTTTTTCGCAATGCAAACCTTGCCCGTGAATTATGCTGCCGTTTTGCTTATCATACTAGCCATAATCCTTTTTATCGCAGAGATGAAGGTTGCAAGCCATGGCATATTGACCGTAGGTGGCATAATTTCTTTGATTATTGGTTCTCTTATGCTATTTGAATCACCAGAACCAGCACTTAGGGTTTCTATGAAGGTTATGATTCCTGCCTTGGTTATGATTTCTCTCTTTTTTGTGACAGTTATATTTCTTGTCATTAGGGCCCAGAGGAGAAAGCGTCTGACAGGTAAGGAGGGTATGATTGGTACTGAAGGTCTGGCAATTACTGATGTACATACGGAAGGTAGGGTTTTCGTCAAAGGAGAGTACTGGAATGCCTTCAGTGATAAGCCTATTAACAAAGGAAACAAGGTGAGAGTTACAGCTGTGGAGGGCTTGCGCCTACGGGTGGAAGGTTTGCCAAAAGATGGAAAATCCCAGCATTAA
- the aroD gene encoding type I 3-dehydroquinate dehydratase, which translates to MICVSILPETEEEAKDLIIRASGVAKAVELRIDRLKFPNLELLRKFCTGYLVVTNRRREDGGYFDGTEEERIESLKEAVISGADYVDVELGSDHKHIDGLRELIDREGNRTRLIISHHDLSGTPPLNEMKNIYSMCRSLGADVVKIVTNAHSVADSLRVLNLITWAHEAGEEIIAYAMGKAGVISRVMAILLGGHLNYVYLDGEYSTGTGQLSLTEMIKILEMVGRE; encoded by the coding sequence ATGATCTGTGTTTCCATATTACCTGAAACAGAAGAAGAGGCAAAGGATCTGATCATACGTGCATCCGGAGTTGCAAAAGCTGTAGAGTTGCGGATCGATAGGCTTAAATTTCCCAATCTTGAACTATTAAGAAAGTTCTGTACCGGTTATCTGGTTGTGACAAATAGGCGTAGGGAAGATGGGGGGTACTTTGATGGAACGGAGGAGGAGAGAATTGAGTCTCTTAAGGAAGCTGTAATATCTGGGGCCGATTATGTAGATGTGGAATTGGGCTCGGATCATAAGCACATTGATGGCTTAAGGGAACTGATAGATCGTGAGGGTAACAGGACAAGATTGATCATATCCCATCATGATCTTTCGGGCACACCACCACTCAACGAGATGAAGAATATATATTCCATGTGTCGTTCACTGGGGGCTGATGTGGTAAAAATTGTAACAAACGCCCATTCTGTTGCAGATAGTCTACGTGTCCTTAATCTCATTACGTGGGCCCATGAAGCGGGCGAAGAGATAATCGCCTACGCTATGGGTAAGGCGGGTGTGATAAGTAGGGTTATGGCCATTCTCCTTGGGGGCCACCTGAATTACGTTTATCTGGATGGGGAATATTCTACAGGTACGGGTCAATTAAGTTTGACAGAAATGATTAAAATCCTCGAAATGGTAGGACGTGAATAA
- a CDS encoding DUF5668 domain-containing protein — MDKREKFNIITGGMILITLGVLIILNNTHIWSFGHSWPVLLIIIAIGVLIQHVKDIGGWIILFVGFIFLLTEGFGIEIYMLGKYLLPVLLIVIGANVLMKYRKRK; from the coding sequence ATGGATAAAAGAGAAAAGTTCAACATCATCACGGGGGGGATGATTCTGATTACCTTGGGTGTTCTTATCATTCTCAATAACACCCACATATGGTCGTTCGGTCACAGTTGGCCCGTGCTTCTGATCATAATTGCGATTGGTGTTCTTATACAGCATGTAAAAGATATTGGTGGTTGGATAATCCTCTTTGTTGGATTTATTTTTCTTCTCACAGAAGGTTTTGGCATAGAAATCTACATGCTGGGTAAGTATCTACTTCCTGTTTTGCTTATAGTTATAGGTGCCAACGTGCTTATGAAATACAGAAAAAGGAAATAA
- the aroA gene encoding 3-phosphoshikimate 1-carboxyvinyltransferase has product MEIRFIAPEHKRERTVRVPGSKSLTQRAFVIASLAEGNSLIRNALLSEDTRLLMESLARFGADFSVSEEGVLVKGTGGKLKSTDRQIYLGNNGTALRFLLSIAALGKGVYRFTGDPRLQERPVGPLGEILVKMGARIEYHKKDGCIPLDVHPFRLQGGKFRLQDMESSQFVSSLMISGVFTGKGLEIVLEGKLLSLPYIHMTAEVMRAFGVDVEVRSNRIKVPGGQCYKAREWAVEGDATSASYFLALAPLCQKKIRVESISSNSVQGDIGFLRILENLGCEIQNGENWVEVKGGKMPTGQLEFDMGDMPDLVPTLAVIAAVRPGRTVIKNVPHLRIKESDRIAALARELSKMGVEVIERPDGMVINGGNPRGTEVETYNDHRIAMSFAVLGKVVKGVSIRNPRCVDKSFPSFWILLEG; this is encoded by the coding sequence ATGGAAATTAGATTTATAGCTCCGGAGCATAAGCGGGAAAGGACTGTGAGAGTTCCAGGATCTAAGAGTTTAACACAAAGGGCTTTTGTTATAGCATCGCTCGCTGAGGGCAATTCTCTCATAAGGAATGCCCTGCTCTCTGAGGATACGAGGCTGTTGATGGAGTCTCTTGCTCGTTTTGGGGCGGATTTTAGTGTGAGTGAAGAAGGTGTTTTGGTTAAAGGGACAGGTGGTAAGCTGAAATCTACAGATCGACAAATTTATCTCGGGAATAATGGGACGGCACTTCGTTTTCTTCTTAGTATCGCCGCCTTGGGGAAAGGTGTATACCGTTTTACGGGAGATCCGCGCCTTCAGGAGAGGCCCGTTGGTCCCCTTGGGGAGATTTTGGTAAAGATGGGTGCGCGTATTGAATATCACAAAAAAGATGGTTGTATTCCCTTAGATGTTCATCCGTTTCGGTTACAAGGTGGAAAGTTCCGACTGCAAGATATGGAGAGTAGTCAATTTGTTTCGTCATTGATGATAAGTGGTGTTTTTACAGGGAAAGGTTTGGAAATCGTATTGGAAGGCAAACTTTTATCCCTACCGTACATTCACATGACAGCGGAGGTCATGCGGGCTTTCGGTGTGGATGTGGAAGTGAGATCCAATAGGATAAAGGTGCCTGGAGGACAATGCTATAAGGCAAGGGAGTGGGCGGTTGAAGGTGATGCTACTAGTGCCTCGTATTTTCTGGCTCTTGCTCCCCTGTGCCAGAAAAAAATTAGGGTTGAGAGCATTTCAAGCAATTCGGTTCAGGGTGATATAGGATTTCTAAGGATTCTCGAGAACCTCGGTTGTGAAATCCAAAATGGAGAAAATTGGGTTGAAGTCAAAGGGGGGAAAATGCCCACAGGTCAGCTTGAGTTCGATATGGGTGATATGCCTGACCTCGTTCCCACTTTGGCTGTTATTGCCGCTGTTCGTCCGGGTAGGACTGTGATAAAGAACGTGCCTCATTTGCGCATAAAGGAGAGCGACCGGATAGCGGCACTGGCGAGAGAATTATCGAAGATGGGAGTTGAGGTCATAGAGAGGCCTGATGGTATGGTGATAAATGGTGGTAATCCACGTGGTACAGAAGTGGAAACGTATAACGATCATCGTATTGCTATGAGTTTTGCCGTTTTGGGAAAGGTCGTGAAAGGAGTGTCCATCAGAAATCCTCGCTGTGTGGATAAGTCCTTTCCCAGTTTTTGGATTCTTCTTGAGGGGTAA
- a CDS encoding enoyl-CoA hydratase-related protein, producing the protein MGYENIIVEVEAGVETIRLNRPQAFNSLNDAIGEELEAEIENCAKDPSIKVLIITGEGKAFCSGGDITFFKKYFESDPSEPFRQLIKRLNIVILTIRKMPKPVIAAINGAVGGAGFSLAAACDLRICASSVRFRQAYTSIGMTGDGGWSLLVPLLIGFGKVTELLLLDPVFDAQQALAWGLVHQVVEDGELESTVKGVARKLATGPSTAFAIAKENLNQAMLGLLEKQLELERMGMIRASYTSDYIEGVHAFLEKRAPRFTGG; encoded by the coding sequence ATGGGTTATGAAAACATCATCGTTGAAGTTGAAGCCGGTGTGGAGACTATACGCCTAAATAGACCGCAGGCCTTCAACTCATTAAACGACGCGATTGGAGAAGAGCTGGAGGCGGAAATAGAAAACTGCGCTAAAGATCCTTCGATAAAAGTATTGATTATAACTGGCGAAGGAAAGGCTTTTTGTTCTGGCGGTGATATAACGTTTTTTAAGAAATACTTTGAATCTGATCCTTCGGAGCCTTTTAGGCAGCTTATAAAGAGACTTAATATCGTTATACTTACCATTAGGAAAATGCCCAAACCTGTTATTGCAGCCATAAATGGAGCTGTAGGAGGAGCGGGATTTAGTCTGGCAGCTGCATGTGATCTGAGGATATGTGCCTCTTCTGTTAGGTTCCGCCAGGCTTACACTTCCATTGGAATGACGGGTGATGGCGGCTGGTCGTTACTTGTTCCTCTTCTCATTGGTTTTGGTAAGGTTACGGAATTACTGCTTTTGGATCCTGTATTTGATGCTCAACAAGCCCTTGCATGGGGCCTGGTACATCAAGTGGTGGAGGATGGGGAGCTTGAAAGTACGGTTAAAGGTGTTGCGCGGAAACTAGCTACAGGTCCTTCAACGGCATTTGCAATAGCGAAAGAAAACTTAAACCAGGCTATGCTTGGTCTGCTGGAAAAACAGCTCGAGTTGGAGAGAATGGGTATGATTAGGGCGTCTTACACGTCGGATTATATAGAGGGTGTGCATGCTTTTCTGGAAAAGCGGGCACCAAGGTTTACCGGAGGGTGA
- the aroB gene encoding 3-dehydroquinate synthase: MNRIRVNLSSRTADSHEIIIGAHILDRVAFIISRSGWGNRYVIITDENVLEIHGSTVLDHFRAVGIQCDVLTIPQGECSKTMLTCLKLAEQLADLEADRKTALVALGGGVVGDITGFLASIYMRGVSYIQIPTTLMAQVDSAIGGKTGVNDETGKNILGTFYQPTAVFIDVSLLKTLPDCEFQNGIAEIVKYGIIEDPSLLDLLEENFTELRRNESILVETVARCCKIKKGIVEIDEKELSIRRVLNFGHTVGHAIEVESQFSISHGRAVSIGMWVATCLSEALGYLSSESRIRVGEIFGKLNLPMQIPSYISVEGLMEKVKRDKKKEGEKINFVLLKKLGMPFINGGVPMETLRQVIEGNMS; encoded by the coding sequence ATGAACCGCATTAGGGTAAATCTATCAAGCCGCACAGCTGATTCCCATGAGATAATAATTGGTGCTCATATTCTTGACCGGGTGGCTTTTATTATATCCAGGAGTGGGTGGGGTAACAGATATGTCATCATAACTGACGAGAATGTTTTAGAGATCCATGGTTCGACTGTTCTTGATCATTTCCGGGCAGTGGGGATTCAATGTGATGTTCTCACTATTCCCCAGGGTGAGTGTTCTAAAACTATGCTTACATGTTTGAAATTGGCGGAACAGCTTGCGGACTTAGAAGCGGATCGGAAAACCGCACTTGTTGCCCTAGGGGGTGGGGTTGTGGGAGATATTACGGGATTTCTCGCCTCCATATACATGAGGGGTGTAAGTTACATCCAGATTCCTACGACATTGATGGCTCAGGTAGACAGTGCCATTGGAGGAAAAACGGGAGTTAACGATGAAACTGGAAAGAACATTCTGGGAACATTTTATCAACCGACGGCGGTGTTCATCGATGTTTCTTTACTGAAGACATTGCCTGATTGTGAGTTTCAAAACGGAATTGCGGAGATTGTCAAGTACGGTATTATAGAAGACCCCTCGTTGCTCGATCTGTTGGAGGAAAATTTTACTGAATTGAGAAGAAACGAGTCGATACTTGTAGAGACTGTAGCCCGTTGTTGCAAGATAAAAAAGGGAATCGTAGAGATTGACGAGAAGGAGCTAAGTATTAGGAGGGTTTTGAACTTCGGTCATACAGTGGGACATGCAATTGAGGTGGAATCGCAATTTTCAATTTCGCATGGGAGAGCGGTGTCCATAGGGATGTGGGTGGCTACTTGTTTGTCGGAAGCTTTGGGTTACCTCTCGTCTGAATCCCGCATAAGGGTCGGTGAGATCTTTGGTAAGCTTAACCTTCCTATGCAGATCCCCAGTTATATAAGTGTTGAGGGATTGATGGAAAAGGTAAAGAGGGACAAAAAGAAGGAAGGTGAGAAGATAAATTTTGTACTTCTTAAAAAACTGGGTATGCCTTTTATAAATGGAGGTGTTCCTATGGAAACTCTACGGCAGGTAATAGAGGGGAATATGAGCTGA
- the aroF gene encoding 3-deoxy-7-phosphoheptulonate synthase translates to MVIVMKKNATEQQINTVIEWIESVGYRTHLSRGVERTIIGAIGDSRGQNHLTYLSIMPGVEKVMPILKPYKLASREFKEEDTIVRVRDIQIGGNRFTVIAGPCAVESEEQLMECAYVAKKAGAHLLRGGAYKPRTSPYSFQGMEKEGLIILRKVSECTGLPVVTEVVNTTDVDLVEEYADIIQIGARNVQNFALLKRVGMARKPVLLKRGMMTTIEELLMSAEYILSSGNSQVILCERGIRTFETATRNTLDISAVLVLKELSHLPVIVDPSHASGNWRYVIPLARAAVAVGAHGVIVEVHPEPEKAVSDGMQSLKPEKFYRLMEEVTFLARTIGKEV, encoded by the coding sequence ATGGTTATTGTAATGAAGAAAAACGCTACGGAACAACAGATTAACACAGTTATTGAGTGGATAGAGTCCGTTGGTTACAGGACCCATCTATCGAGGGGAGTGGAGAGAACCATCATTGGTGCCATTGGGGATAGCAGAGGTCAGAATCATCTGACGTATCTCAGCATTATGCCCGGTGTGGAGAAGGTGATGCCAATTCTGAAACCATATAAACTCGCCAGTCGGGAGTTCAAAGAAGAGGATACAATTGTAAGGGTGAGGGACATCCAAATCGGGGGCAACAGATTTACAGTGATCGCAGGTCCCTGCGCCGTCGAAAGTGAGGAACAGCTCATGGAATGTGCTTACGTAGCGAAGAAAGCGGGTGCTCATCTGTTGAGAGGAGGCGCATACAAACCACGAACTTCGCCTTATAGTTTTCAGGGTATGGAAAAGGAAGGATTGATCATTCTCAGGAAAGTGAGTGAATGCACTGGGTTACCTGTGGTTACAGAAGTGGTAAATACCACTGATGTTGACCTGGTCGAGGAATATGCAGACATCATCCAGATAGGAGCAAGGAATGTACAGAACTTTGCCCTTCTAAAGAGAGTGGGAATGGCAAGAAAGCCTGTCCTTTTGAAAAGAGGTATGATGACTACTATCGAAGAGCTTTTGATGTCAGCAGAATACATTCTTTCCTCAGGGAATAGCCAGGTGATTCTCTGTGAGAGAGGCATCCGGACGTTCGAAACGGCTACCCGCAATACACTAGATATAAGTGCCGTTTTGGTACTTAAGGAATTGAGTCACTTACCCGTTATAGTGGATCCCAGTCATGCATCCGGTAATTGGAGATACGTGATACCTTTAGCACGAGCTGCAGTGGCTGTGGGTGCCCACGGTGTTATCGTCGAAGTACACCCTGAACCGGAGAAAGCAGTGTCTGATGGTATGCAATCTCTGAAACCGGAGAAATTTTATAGATTGATGGAAGAAGTCACTTTTCTGGCACGCACTATAGGGAAGGAGGTGTAG
- a CDS encoding shikimate kinase: MEKIFLIGYRCTGKTSVGRKLAEKLDVSFFDSDELVVERAGCSICDIVSRWGWPYFRTLEKEVVKYLAKVQGPGVVALGGGSVMDEENVDALRGKGFFVWLYADVNTIVSRMIKDKKTSSTRPSLTGDDVYGETQQVLSIREGVYRSIMDAKIDTRGKELERVVDEIIWEREKWRVTRLDSCSK, from the coding sequence ATGGAAAAAATATTTTTGATAGGATACCGATGCACAGGGAAGACAAGTGTGGGTAGAAAATTGGCAGAGAAGCTTGATGTATCTTTTTTTGATAGTGATGAATTGGTGGTAGAAAGAGCTGGATGCTCGATTTGTGATATAGTGTCCAGGTGGGGTTGGCCTTATTTTAGGACTTTGGAGAAGGAAGTTGTGAAATATCTAGCAAAGGTGCAAGGTCCTGGGGTGGTGGCTTTGGGAGGTGGATCAGTTATGGATGAGGAAAATGTTGATGCGCTAAGAGGAAAAGGTTTCTTTGTGTGGTTGTATGCCGATGTCAATACAATTGTCAGTCGTATGATTAAAGATAAGAAAACGTCATCTACACGTCCTTCACTCACTGGAGATGACGTTTACGGAGAGACACAGCAAGTATTGAGTATACGTGAGGGTGTTTACAGATCAATAATGGATGCGAAAATAGATACGAGAGGGAAGGAATTGGAACGTGTCGTTGATGAAATAATCTGGGAGCGGGAGAAGTGGCGGGTAACACGATTGGACAGCTGTTCAAAGTAA
- a CDS encoding slipin family protein, with amino-acid sequence MVYTVTILVLLVVIFLASAIRVLNEYERAVVFRLGRLIDTKGPGLIILIPIVDKMVKVDMRTITMDVPPQDVITRDNVSIKVNAVVYFRVVDANLAVTEVENFLYATSQLAQTTLRSVCGQVELDEILSEREKINLHIQEILDRSTDPWGIKVTLVEVKHIDLPEEMKRAMAKQAEAERERRAKVINAEGEYQAAQRLLEAASLMAKEPIAVQLRYLQTLSHIASENNSTTVFPIPIDLFRPFLKGMEK; translated from the coding sequence ATGGTGTACACAGTTACCATTTTGGTCTTGTTGGTAGTTATTTTTTTGGCCTCTGCCATTCGGGTTCTCAACGAGTATGAAAGGGCTGTAGTGTTCCGTTTGGGAAGATTAATAGATACGAAGGGGCCCGGACTCATAATTCTGATACCCATTGTTGATAAAATGGTTAAGGTGGATATGAGGACCATAACCATGGATGTTCCACCCCAGGATGTTATCACCAGGGACAACGTGTCCATAAAGGTCAATGCGGTCGTTTATTTTCGGGTGGTGGATGCTAATCTTGCAGTAACAGAGGTGGAAAATTTCCTGTATGCCACGTCACAATTAGCACAAACAACGCTCAGAAGTGTTTGTGGTCAAGTCGAGCTGGATGAAATTCTTTCGGAGAGAGAAAAGATAAACCTCCATATTCAGGAAATCCTGGATAGGAGTACCGATCCATGGGGGATAAAGGTTACTCTCGTTGAGGTTAAACATATAGATCTTCCTGAGGAGATGAAAAGGGCTATGGCAAAGCAGGCAGAGGCTGAGCGGGAGAGAAGAGCTAAGGTAATTAATGCGGAGGGTGAGTATCAAGCCGCACAGAGGTTGTTGGAGGCTGCCTCTTTAATGGCCAAGGAACCCATTGCAGTGCAGTTGAGGTATCTCCAAACACTGAGTCATATAGCTTCAGAAAACAATTCCACTACAGTGTTCCCCATTCCCATAGATTTATTCCGGCCTTTCTTGAAAGGAATGGAAAAGTAG
- the pheA gene encoding prephenate dehydratase — translation MEITLERIRLAIREVDEKIVSLLNERARLAVQIGKLKEIKNVDIFDPVQEMKVLNHISNVNHGPMSDEDLRAIYREILSTSRKLQKPLTVACLGPAGSFSHIALRKVFGSSVEVCFTPNIGNVFDEVEKEKVDYGLVPLENSLEGSVTQTLDRLVVTTLSIRAEICLRISHYLLSNEKSLRDIKRVYSHPQALGQCREWLSRNLPHTTWVGVDSTADAARKAGVDEGSAAIGSYLASEIYGIPILERGIEDYPHNITRFVVLGRGETAPTGIDKTSIIIATPHVPGALYRALEPFAQEAINLLRIESHPSREHIWEYRFFIDLEGHVDDQKVRRCLDEVKRRTTLLKVLGSYMQDKGVV, via the coding sequence ATGGAGATTACATTAGAAAGGATTCGGTTAGCCATACGGGAAGTTGATGAAAAAATAGTTAGTTTGCTTAATGAGCGGGCACGTCTTGCGGTACAGATTGGCAAACTGAAGGAAATTAAAAATGTAGATATTTTCGACCCTGTTCAAGAAATGAAGGTGTTGAATCATATAAGCAACGTAAACCATGGCCCAATGAGCGATGAAGACCTAAGAGCTATTTACAGGGAAATACTTTCCACCTCTCGAAAATTGCAGAAGCCTCTCACCGTTGCATGTTTGGGACCGGCTGGTTCCTTCAGTCATATAGCTTTGAGAAAGGTGTTCGGAAGTAGTGTGGAGGTGTGTTTCACACCGAATATCGGAAATGTTTTCGACGAGGTGGAGAAAGAGAAGGTAGATTACGGACTTGTGCCCCTCGAGAATTCTCTTGAAGGTTCTGTGACACAGACATTAGATCGTTTAGTAGTGACCACCCTCAGTATTAGGGCCGAGATTTGTCTTAGGATATCTCACTATCTTTTGTCTAATGAAAAATCACTTAGAGACATAAAGAGGGTTTATTCTCACCCTCAGGCACTTGGCCAGTGCCGCGAGTGGTTGTCAAGGAACCTTCCCCACACTACCTGGGTGGGTGTGGATAGCACGGCAGATGCTGCTCGTAAGGCAGGGGTTGATGAGGGTTCGGCAGCCATAGGAAGTTATCTAGCTTCAGAAATTTACGGTATTCCTATTCTTGAAAGAGGCATTGAGGACTACCCCCATAATATTACTCGATTTGTGGTTCTTGGCAGAGGAGAAACAGCACCTACAGGTATTGACAAAACGTCCATCATCATTGCTACACCTCATGTTCCAGGAGCACTGTACCGGGCGCTCGAGCCCTTTGCTCAGGAGGCGATTAATCTTTTGCGTATTGAATCCCATCCTAGCAGAGAACATATATGGGAATACAGGTTCTTTATCGATCTGGAGGGACATGTGGATGATCAGAAGGTCAGAAGATGTTTAGATGAGGTTAAGAGAAGGACAACACTACTTAAAGTTTTAGGATCGTATATGCAGGATAAGGGGGTTGTATGA